One Chloroflexota bacterium DNA segment encodes these proteins:
- a CDS encoding glycosyltransferase, translating to MTYRIALVTHTVGGGVWTTTQFLRAALNHTEQYSTDIIVLATSMSDDQSVRLLSPATWQRGIQVGLKQNNNNDKIYHVGAFLTEFEFQRYKPRRQLTELLNRYDLVQVVAGTPAWAAVTEGIVPPVTLFVATRAGNERVSSIRQATGWKKIWMTGMVHAVAQIELRALSLASCVFAESHYTIKLLNSIVPQARLTLAPPGVDTDFFCPPSCYQTDGPLLCVGRLDDPRKNLSMLIRAYHAIHLQRPDIPRLVLVGRNGVSEEDTHLVKSLGLENHIEIKKNISLAQLRLTYQNASLFVLPSDEEGLGIVILEAMASGLPVICTDCGGPSTAIVHGTTGLLTPVGNLGAITDAIQSLLQDSTMRQQMGYAGRTVAEKRFSMAATGQVYLDKYAELLICRAGN from the coding sequence ATGACATATCGCATTGCCCTGGTAACACACACCGTTGGCGGAGGTGTTTGGACAACGACCCAGTTCCTACGCGCGGCGCTTAATCACACCGAACAGTACAGTACCGACATCATCGTCCTCGCCACTTCAATGAGTGACGACCAAAGCGTGCGACTACTGTCGCCAGCAACTTGGCAACGCGGTATCCAAGTTGGTTTGAAACAAAATAACAACAATGACAAAATCTATCATGTCGGCGCTTTTTTGACTGAATTCGAGTTCCAGCGCTACAAACCACGGCGTCAATTAACTGAATTACTCAATCGCTATGATCTTGTTCAGGTCGTCGCGGGTACGCCCGCATGGGCAGCAGTGACAGAAGGGATTGTGCCGCCGGTCACACTATTCGTAGCCACCCGCGCCGGTAATGAACGTGTGTCGAGCATCCGTCAAGCCACTGGTTGGAAAAAAATTTGGATGACTGGCATGGTACACGCCGTCGCTCAAATCGAACTGCGCGCTTTATCATTGGCTAGCTGCGTTTTCGCTGAAAGCCACTATACGATCAAACTATTGAATTCGATTGTCCCACAAGCGCGTTTGACACTGGCTCCCCCGGGCGTAGATACCGATTTTTTCTGCCCTCCCTCTTGCTATCAAACTGATGGACCCCTCCTATGCGTCGGTCGGCTTGATGATCCGCGTAAGAATTTGAGCATGTTGATTCGCGCCTATCACGCGATTCATCTACAGCGACCTGACATCCCCCGCCTCGTGCTCGTCGGACGTAATGGCGTTTCTGAGGAGGACACTCATCTGGTCAAATCTCTAGGATTAGAGAATCATATCGAAATCAAGAAAAACATCTCATTAGCGCAACTGCGGCTGACGTATCAGAATGCGTCGCTATTTGTCTTACCTTCGGATGAAGAAGGATTAGGCATTGTCATTCTCGAAGCGATGGCTTCTGGGCTTCCAGTAATATGCACAGATTGCGGCGGACCGTCTACCGCGATTGTTCATGGAACTACTGGATTACTTACACCTGTTGGCAACCTAGGCGCGATCACTGACGCAATCCAGTCCCTTTTGCAAGACTCGACCATGCGCCAACAGATGGGATATGCCGGTCGTACCGTTGCCGAAAAACGCTTTTCAATGGCTGCCACTGGGCAAGTCTATTTGGACAAGTACGCTGAGTTGCTGATTTGTCGAGCAGGAAACTAA